The following proteins come from a genomic window of Malus domestica chromosome 02, GDT2T_hap1:
- the LOC103406657 gene encoding probable serine/threonine-protein kinase PBL19 isoform X1 yields the protein MKCFYYFKDKARSREQRSAPELKEETKSDYSGGGDRVIKSTCSANSPRGIPEMYEEKAHNLRAFTFAELRQATNDFSRLLKIGEGGFGNVYRGSIKAADDKGSDPVVVAIKKLNNDGLQGHKQWVAEVQFLSVVEHPNLVKLIGYCAVDGERGIQRLLVYEFMPNRSLEDHLFNKVYSTVPWETRLQIILGAAQGLAYLHQGLEVQVIYRDFKCANVLLDDNFKPKLSDFGLAREGPMVGHTHVSTAVVGTYGYAAPDYIETGHLTAKSDVWSFGVVLYEILTGRRSLERNRPRTEQKLLEWVKQFPCDGKKFGLIMDSRLENKYSITAARKIANLAESCLSKSAKDRPTMSQVVDKLKQIIQDSEEGIPSDRSSESVENDQADSVTKPRQLEASESWQRRMAHLAKLGEHVESASRRRFMIMQRARVT from the exons ATGAAGTGCTTCTACTATTTCAAGGACAAAGCTAGGAGCAGGGAACAAAGATCTGCTCCAGAActgaaagaagaaacaaaatcgGATTATTCAGGTGGCGGCGACAGGGTCATTAAGTCCACCTGTTCCGCGAATTCACCCCGCGGTATCCCAGAAATGTACGAAGAGAAGGCTCATAATTTGCGGGCGTTTACATTCGCGGAGCTCAGGCAGGCAACAAATGACTTCAGTAGGCTGCTTAAGATCGGAGAAGGCGGATTTGGGAATGTATACAGAGGTTCAATTAAGGCCGCTGATGACAAGGGCAGCGATCCAGTCGTTGTCGCCATTAAAAAGCTTAACAATGATGGCTTACAG GGTCACAAGCAGTGGGTGGCCGAAGTTCAATTTTTGAGTGTTGTGGAGCACCCGAATCTTGTCAAACTAATCGGATACTGTGCTGTTGATGGAGAAAGAGGGATTCAACGACTGCTTGTCTATGAATTCATGCCCAACCGAAGTTTAGAAGATCATCTGTTCAACAAGGTGTACTCAACCGTACCTTGGGAGACAAGGTTACAGATAATACTTGGAGCAGCTCAAGGATTGGCGTATCTGCACCAAGGATTGGAAGTTCAG GTAATCTATCGAGATTTCAAATGCGCAAATGTGTTACTGGATGACAACTTTAAACCGAAGCTTTCGGACTTTGGGCTTGCTAGGGAGGGGCCAATGGTTGGCCATACTCATGTTTCAACTGCA GTAGTGGGGACTTATGGGTACGCTGCTCCAGATTACATCGAGACAGGCCATCTCACAGCGAAGAGTGATGTCTGGAGTTTCGGTGTGGTGCTGTATGAGATTCTTACGGGCAGGCGATCACTGGAGAGAAACCGGCCAAGAACAGAACAGAAACTTTTGGAATGGGTGAAACAGTTCCCTTGTGATGGAAAAAAGTTTGGCTTGATAATGGATAGCAGGCTGGAAAACAAGTATTCTATCACCGCGGCAAGAAAGATAGCTAATCTGGCCGAAAGTTGCCTGTCAAAGAGCGCAAAAGATCGGCCAACAATGAGTCAGGTAGTAGACAAACTGAAGCAGATTATCCAAGACTCCGAAGAGGGAATCCCATCCGACAGAAGTTCTGAATCCGTTGAGAATGACCAAGCCGACTCGGTAACAAAGCCGAGACAGTTGGAGGCCTCAGAGTCATGGCAGAGGCGAATGGCTCACCTGGCCAAACTAGGCGAGCATGTGGAGAGCGCTAGTAGAAGAAGATTCATGATTATGCAGAGGGCAAGGGTGACATGA
- the LOC103406657 gene encoding probable serine/threonine-protein kinase PBL19 isoform X2, with amino-acid sequence MKCFYYFKDKARSREQRSAPELKEETKSDYSGGGDRVIKSTCSANSPRGIPEMYEEKAHNLRAFTFAELRQATNDFSRLLKIGEGGFGNVYRGSIKAADDKGSDPVVVAIKKLNNDGLQGHKQWVAEVQFLSVVEHPNLVKLIGYCAVDGERGIQRLLVYEFMPNRSLEDHLFNKVYSTVPWETRLQIILGAAQGLAYLHQGLEVQVIYRDFKCANVLLDDNFKPKLSDFGLAREGPMVGHTHVSTAVMGTYGYAAPDYIETGHLTAKSDVWSFGVVLYEILTGRRSLERNRPRTEQKLLEWVKQFPCDGKKFGLIMDSRLENKYSITAARKIANLAESCLSKSAKDRPTMSQVVDKLKQIIQDSEEGIPSDRSSESVENDQADSVTKPRQLEASESWQRRMAHLAKLGEHVESASRRRFMIMQRARVT; translated from the exons ATGAAGTGCTTCTACTATTTCAAGGACAAAGCTAGGAGCAGGGAACAAAGATCTGCTCCAGAActgaaagaagaaacaaaatcgGATTATTCAGGTGGCGGCGACAGGGTCATTAAGTCCACCTGTTCCGCGAATTCACCCCGCGGTATCCCAGAAATGTACGAAGAGAAGGCTCATAATTTGCGGGCGTTTACATTCGCGGAGCTCAGGCAGGCAACAAATGACTTCAGTAGGCTGCTTAAGATCGGAGAAGGCGGATTTGGGAATGTATACAGAGGTTCAATTAAGGCCGCTGATGACAAGGGCAGCGATCCAGTCGTTGTCGCCATTAAAAAGCTTAACAATGATGGCTTACAG GGTCACAAGCAGTGGGTGGCCGAAGTTCAATTTTTGAGTGTTGTGGAGCACCCGAATCTTGTCAAACTAATCGGATACTGTGCTGTTGATGGAGAAAGAGGGATTCAACGACTGCTTGTCTATGAATTCATGCCCAACCGAAGTTTAGAAGATCATCTGTTCAACAAGGTGTACTCAACCGTACCTTGGGAGACAAGGTTACAGATAATACTTGGAGCAGCTCAAGGATTGGCGTATCTGCACCAAGGATTGGAAGTTCAG GTAATCTATCGAGATTTCAAATGCGCAAATGTGTTACTGGATGACAACTTTAAACCGAAGCTTTCGGACTTTGGGCTTGCTAGGGAGGGGCCAATGGTTGGCCATACTCATGTTTCAACTGCAGTAA TGGGGACTTATGGGTACGCTGCTCCAGATTACATCGAGACAGGCCATCTCACAGCGAAGAGTGATGTCTGGAGTTTCGGTGTGGTGCTGTATGAGATTCTTACGGGCAGGCGATCACTGGAGAGAAACCGGCCAAGAACAGAACAGAAACTTTTGGAATGGGTGAAACAGTTCCCTTGTGATGGAAAAAAGTTTGGCTTGATAATGGATAGCAGGCTGGAAAACAAGTATTCTATCACCGCGGCAAGAAAGATAGCTAATCTGGCCGAAAGTTGCCTGTCAAAGAGCGCAAAAGATCGGCCAACAATGAGTCAGGTAGTAGACAAACTGAAGCAGATTATCCAAGACTCCGAAGAGGGAATCCCATCCGACAGAAGTTCTGAATCCGTTGAGAATGACCAAGCCGACTCGGTAACAAAGCCGAGACAGTTGGAGGCCTCAGAGTCATGGCAGAGGCGAATGGCTCACCTGGCCAAACTAGGCGAGCATGTGGAGAGCGCTAGTAGAAGAAGATTCATGATTATGCAGAGGGCAAGGGTGACATGA